The Paramicrobacterium fandaimingii DNA segment GCAATCGCTTCGACGACGATCTGACCGAACGGCTCTGGCATCGGAGAAGCGTGCACAAGGATGCTCAATCGCCCAATTTGGGCTGGCACGTCGCGCACCCAGCCGGTGAATTCCATCCGGTCTGCGACTGCCGATTCCCTGGCTCGTTCACGCACCGCAGCCTCGTAGTTTTGCTCGCCAAAGAGCGCTGTGCCGATCACGCGGTATGCGACATCGGGATGCGTCTGCGCAACGCGAATTGCTGCTTCGACGAAGATGTGCTGTCCCTTCGTCGGGCTTACGCGGCCGACGATGCCGACGACGCGTGGCGAGTCTGGAAGCATGGTGACAAATGCATCATCTGCGATCCCTGGATACGCGATAACGGCCCGGCGCCGTGCCCACCGCGGAATCGTTTCGAGGGTCGATCGAGAATTCACGATGATCTTGCGAGGCCCGAGGACAGCGATGGTTCGCATCATGATGAGAAGTCCCCTCGGCAGGTAGTCCGACGTGAGCCTGTCGTGTAGGTTCCACACCCAGGCTCGCCCAGAGATCGGAGCGGCCACTACAGCAAGGGCTGCCGACTTGAGCGAGTTCGCGACGACGAGATCTGCCCCGCTTTCTCGAATAGCGGAGCGGAGTCGCACGATGAAGTCGGCGGCAGCGGTGAGAAGTGAAAACACGTGCCGCACGTCTGAAAGTTGACCACGGGATGCTGTCGCCATGCGTGCGGACGCGAGACGAACGGTCGTCGGTACTCCGGCGACAGCGAGAGCATCTTCGAGAGGACCGTGTGCGAAGAGCAAAACGTGAACGTCGTCACCACGTTCACGGAGTCTCCGCACGAGTCTGACGAGCGCAAGCTCGGCGCCACCTTCCTGCGCAGTGTGACTCAGCACAAGTGTGCGACCCTGGCCCATGTGCCCTCCTTGTGGGCTCACACTAGCAATCGACTACGCACTATGGTTGTCCCCATTCGGGGCGCATGTCCCACACCAAGAAGGGCATCACCAATGAGGATCGCACTGGCGACGAGCTCATACGCGCCGCACGTGGGAGGGGTCGAAGAGCACGTACGCAACCTCGCTGATGTCTTGCGCCGAAGAGGTCATGAGATCGCTGTCTGGACCGTCGCTCGTGACGGCAAATTCTCTCAGCAGCAGCGCGACGGCGTTCAGGTTTGGAACCTTCCCGCCCCGCTTCCCGCCCGAACCCTTCGGGACGTTGCGCAGTTCGCCACCGCTGCGCCCCGAGCGTGGAGCCAGTGGAATCGGGCATTCCGAGCGCTGAAACCCGATGTTATTCACGTACATTGCTTTGGACCAAACGGAACGTATGCGAACGCACTTGCAGCACGACACCAAACGACACTGATGGTCAGTTCGCACGGCGAGACTCTTGCCGACGATGCGGGGGTCTTCGAGCACTCACGTCTGGCGCAGACGAGCTTGCGCTCGGCCGTCCACCGCTCCGCCATCGTCACCGGCTGTTCACGAGTCGTCCTCGCCGATTTGGAAGCACGCTTCGGTCTTGATTCTGACAAAGGATTTGTCGTTCCCAACGGCATTGACCTGCACGAAACAACCACCGCCGATACGAGCGCTTCAGTGCTCCCCGGAGTCACGGGGCGCTACGTCGCGGCCGTCGGACGTCTTCAGCGAGTGAAGGGCTTCGATCTGCTCGTTCACGCGTTTGCGCGCGCCCAGCTTGGCGCCGATGTGAGCTTGGTGATCGGCGGCGATGGCCCGGAGAGGACACGATTGCGAGAACTGGCAGTGCAGAACGGTATCGGTCACCAACTCGTGTTGCCCGGGCAGCTTTCTCGCGGACAGGTTGCGGAACTCCTGCGAAACGCCGCAGCCGTTGCCGTACCAAGTCGGTTCGAAGCATTCGGAATTGCCGCACTCGAGACATGGCGCGCCGAGACACCGCTCATCGTGACGAACCGGGGCGGGCCGCCTGAATTCGTCACACACGAGGTCGACGGTCTTCTCTGCGACCCGACTGCAATCGACACGTTCGCCGCGTTCATTGCCACAGTTCTCGACAACTCGTCATTTGCCAGGACTCTCGCGGAAAACGGCCGGCGCCGGGTTGAATCTTTTACATGGGATCACACGGCGAGCGCGTACGAAGCGCTCTACGCCCAATTCTGACCGCTCAGCGGCGAGTGAGCAGAGCAATGAAAGGGCGTGCGACGGACACGAGCAGGCGGGGCACACCGTCAAGGATCACGCGGGCGTCGTTCGCATCGATTCCTGTGCGACACAGGCGCAGCAGCGCAAGCACAGCCACCAGTCCAACGGCGCCGCAGACGAAGGCGGCGGCAATTGCTGGCAGCGGGGCAAACACGGCGATGCCCCACGAGACCCACGCTGCAGCGATCCCGCACGCGACGGGGGTCAACGTTCGCAACACTGCTCCATAGCGGATATCGAGAGCACGAGCTTCGCCTGCCAGCAGAACTATCATGCGCGTGAGCACACCAGCGATGTTCGCAAGCACCGCACCCCAAACCCCCAGGGGCGGTATCAGCAGGAACGCCGCCGCAACGTTGACTACCAGAGCGCCGACATTGACGACCAGAAGATGACGCGCAGATTGCCGAGCCAGAGTGAACGCCATGACCGGGGTGGACGCGACGGCGACACCACTGGCGCAGCCAAGCACGAGAACGGGTAAAGCCGCGCTG contains these protein-coding regions:
- a CDS encoding glycosyltransferase family 4 protein, with amino-acid sequence MGQGRTLVLSHTAQEGGAELALVRLVRRLRERGDDVHVLLFAHGPLEDALAVAGVPTTVRLASARMATASRGQLSDVRHVFSLLTAAADFIVRLRSAIRESGADLVVANSLKSAALAVVAAPISGRAWVWNLHDRLTSDYLPRGLLIMMRTIAVLGPRKIIVNSRSTLETIPRWARRRAVIAYPGIADDAFVTMLPDSPRVVGIVGRVSPTKGQHIFVEAAIRVAQTHPDVAYRVIGTALFGEQNYEAAVRERARESAVADRMEFTGWVRDVPAQIGRLSILVHASPMPEPFGQIVVEAIAASVPVIATESGGVVEILDAGSVTTAEPDVGWRFTDLGVLVRPDNAAALASAIVAVLDDPKATIRRAQRARADVSDRYAISHTADVVSQAWSEARRQRPSQRTRSKHEVAN
- a CDS encoding glycosyltransferase family 4 protein codes for the protein MRIALATSSYAPHVGGVEEHVRNLADVLRRRGHEIAVWTVARDGKFSQQQRDGVQVWNLPAPLPARTLRDVAQFATAAPRAWSQWNRAFRALKPDVIHVHCFGPNGTYANALAARHQTTLMVSSHGETLADDAGVFEHSRLAQTSLRSAVHRSAIVTGCSRVVLADLEARFGLDSDKGFVVPNGIDLHETTTADTSASVLPGVTGRYVAAVGRLQRVKGFDLLVHAFARAQLGADVSLVIGGDGPERTRLRELAVQNGIGHQLVLPGQLSRGQVAELLRNAAAVAVPSRFEAFGIAALETWRAETPLIVTNRGGPPEFVTHEVDGLLCDPTAIDTFAAFIATVLDNSSFARTLAENGRRRVESFTWDHTASAYEALYAQF